The following coding sequences are from one Primulina eburnea isolate SZY01 chromosome 15, ASM2296580v1, whole genome shotgun sequence window:
- the LOC140815121 gene encoding glycine-rich RNA-binding protein-like isoform X2 yields the protein MADSEFRCFVGGLAWATTDQSLEHAFGQFGDVIDSKIINDRETGRSRGFGFVTFKDEQSMRDAIEGMNGQDLDGRNITVNEAQSRGGGGGGFRGPRRDGGGGGGYARREGGYGGGRGGGGRGYSRNGGASDGSWRN from the exons ATGGCAGATTCAGAATTCAGATGCTTCGTCGGTGGTTTAGCTTGGGCTACCACCGATCAAAGCCTAGAGCATGCCTTCGGTCAATTCGGAGATGTAATCGATTCGAAG ATCATCAACGATCGCGAGACTGGAAGATCCAGGGGTTTTGGATTCGTGACGTTTAAGGACGAGCAGTCAATGAGAGACGCCATCGAGGGTATGAACGGTCAGGACCTTGACGGCCGCAACATCACGGTTAACGAAGCTCAGTCCCGAGGCGGAGGTGGAGGCGGTTTCCGTGGACCTCGCCGTGATGGAGGTGGTGGGG gaggctATGCCCGTCGCGAGGGTGGTTATGGAGGTGGCCGCGGTGGTGGTGGCCGTGGGTACTCGAGGAACGGCGGCGCTTCTGATGGAAGCTGGAGGAATTAG
- the LOC140815121 gene encoding glycine-rich RNA-binding protein 7-like isoform X1, with protein sequence MADSEFRCFVGGLAWATTDQSLEHAFGQFGDVIDSKIINDRETGRSRGFGFVTFKDEQSMRDAIEGMNGQDLDGRNITVNEAQSRGGGGGGFRGPRRDGGGGGGYGRREGGYGGGGGGGGGGYARREGGYGGGRGGGGRGYSRNGGASDGSWRN encoded by the exons ATGGCAGATTCAGAATTCAGATGCTTCGTCGGTGGTTTAGCTTGGGCTACCACCGATCAAAGCCTAGAGCATGCCTTCGGTCAATTCGGAGATGTAATCGATTCGAAG ATCATCAACGATCGCGAGACTGGAAGATCCAGGGGTTTTGGATTCGTGACGTTTAAGGACGAGCAGTCAATGAGAGACGCCATCGAGGGTATGAACGGTCAGGACCTTGACGGCCGCAACATCACGGTTAACGAAGCTCAGTCCCGAGGCGGAGGTGGAGGCGGTTTCCGTGGACCTCGCCGTGATGGAGGTGGTGGGGGTGGATATGGCCGTCGCGAGGGTGGTTATGGTGGAggcggaggtggaggtggaggaggctATGCCCGTCGCGAGGGTGGTTATGGAGGTGGCCGCGGTGGTGGTGGCCGTGGGTACTCGAGGAACGGCGGCGCTTCTGATGGAAGCTGGAGGAATTAG
- the LOC140813837 gene encoding phenylalanine--tRNA ligase alpha subunit, cytoplasmic translates to MAEEAVLGYLEKNEEILDSGKFAEEKGISHDEIVNVIKSLNGFRLLDAQDIKKERWVLTQEGESYAKDGSPEVQLFLAVPPEGIAREDLQKLKPSIYKIGTQQAIKNKWIEMGKLQVSRKVDHVDDKVRDFLIQIQNGEAIGSDDIDALKRRKLISSQIWKGYSVKKGPKYTPKRKKVATDLTRENLLRGDWKEIEFKEYNFLAKGQPTEGGCLHPLLKVRRQIQMIFLQMGFEEMPTNNFVESSFWNFDALFQPQQHPARDSHDTFFLKEPSTTRTLPEDYVERVKQVHESGGYGSRGYGYEWKREEANKNLLRTHTTAVSSRMLYALAQGTFAPKSYYSIDRVFRNEAVDRTHLAEFHQIEGLICDRGLTLGHLIGVLHDFFSRLGMSKLKFKPAYNPYTEPSMEIFSYHEGLQKWVEIGNSGMFRPEMLLPMGLPEDVQVIAWGLSLERPTMILYGIDNIRDLFGHKVDLSLIKRNPLCRLGI, encoded by the exons ATGGCAGAAGAAGCCGTGTTAGGATACCTGGAAAAGAATGAGGAAATTTTAGATTCTGGGAAATTTGCTGAGGAAAAAGGAATCAGTCATGATGAGATTGTTAATGTTATCAAAAGTCTGAACGGTTTCCGTCTCCTTGATGCTCAG GATATCAAGAAGGAAAGATGGGTTCTCACCCAAGAGGGGGAATCGTATGCCAAGGACGGGTCTCCAGAAGTACAACTCTTTTTAGCAGTGCCACCTGAGGGCATTGCTCGGGAAGATTTACAG AAATTGAAGCCCTCAATTTACAAAATAGGCACCCAACAGGCCATTAAAAACAAATGGATAGAGATGGGAAAGTTGCAGGTGTCACGAAAG GTCGACCATGTCGATGACAAAGTGAGGGATTTTCTTATACAAATTCAAAACGGTGAG GCAATCGGCTCTGACGATATTGATGCTCTCAAACGGAGAAAGCTCATTAGTTCTCA AATCTGGAAAGGCTATTCTGTAAAGAAAGGTCCCAAGTACACTCCAAAAAGGAAAAAAGTGGCCACTGACTTAACTCGTGAGAATCTACTGAG GGGCGACTGGAAAGAGATTGAGTTTAAAGAATATAACTTCCTTGCAAAGGGTCAGCCAACTGAAGGTGGCTGTCTCCATCCGTTACTTAAG GTACGGCGCCAAATTCAGATGATATTTCTTCAAATGGG GTTTGAAGAGATGCCGACAAACAATTTTGTAGAGAGCAG CTTCTGGAACTTTGATGCTCTTTTCCAACCACAACAACATCCTGCTCGTGATTCACACGATACATTCTTTCTGAAAG AGCCCTCAACCACTAGAACACTACCTGAAGATTACGTCGAGCGGGTTAAACAAGTTCATGAATCTGGTGGTTATGGATCCAGGGG GTATGGCTATGAGTGGAAGAGAGAAGAAGCCAATAAGAATCTTCTTCGAACTCATACTACTGCTGTTTCCTCTCGGATGCTTTATGCACTTGCGCAG GGAACATTTGCTCCGAAAAGTTACTATTCAATAGATCGGGTCTTCAGAAATGAAGCTGTAGATCGAACTCACCTTGCTGAATTCCACCAGATAGAAG GCTTAATATGTGATCGTGGACTTACTCTTGGGCATTTGATAGGAGTTCTCCACGACTTTTTTTCTCGTCTTG GTATGTCCAAGCTTAAATTCAAACCTGCATATAATCCATATACCGAACCCAGCATGGAAATCTTCAG TTATCATGAAGGGTTACAGAAATGGGTCGAAATTGGAAACTCGGGCATGTTTAGACCAGAGATGCTTCTTCCTATGGGGCTTCCAGAAGATGTCCAGGTCATCGCATGGGGTCTTTCCCTTGAAAG aCCCACAATGATTCTGTATGGAATTGATAACATCAGAGATCTCTTCGGCCACAAG GTGGATCTTAGTCTGATCAAGAGAAATCCATTGTGTCGCCTTGGTATTTAA
- the LOC140814398 gene encoding NADH dehydrogenase [ubiquinone] iron-sulfur protein 8-B, mitochondrial, producing the protein MASSLARKSVSAFRARHFVNDEEREKLAKEISKDWSSVFERSINTLFLTEMVRGLSLTLKYFFDQKVTINYPFEKGPLSPRFRGEHALRRYPTGEERCIACKLCEAICPAQAITIEAEEREDGSRRTTRYDIDMTKCIYCGFCQEACPVDAIVEGPNFEFATETHEELLYDKEKLLENGDRWETEIAENLRSESLYR; encoded by the exons ATGGCCTCCTCCTTGGCTCGTAAATCCGTGTCCGCTTTTCGCGCTCGTCACTTTGTAA ATGATGAAGAGAGAGAGAAACTTGCAAAGGAGATATCAAAGGACTGGAGTTCTG TTTTTGAGAGGAGTATAAATACTCTATTTCTCACTGAGATGGTTCGAGGTCTGTCGCTGACACTCAAATACTTCTTTGATCAGAAAGTAACT ATTAATTATCCTTTTGAGAAGGGTCCTCTGAGTCCTCGTTTTCGTGGAGAACATGCCCTGCGGCGTTATCCAACTGGAGAGGAACGCTGCATTGCTTGTAAACTATGTGAAGCT ATATGCCCTGCTCAAGCAATCACCATTGAAGCTGAGGAAAGAGAAGATGGGAGCAGACGGACAACCAG GTACGACATTGATATGACGAAGTGCATTTACTGTGGGTTTTGCCAAGAAGCATGCCCTGTCGATGCAATTGTTGAAGGGCCCAACTTTGAATTCGCTACTGAAACTCATGAG GAACTTCTATATGACAAGGAAAAGCTCTTAGAAAATGGTGACCGCTGGGAGACCGAGATTGCTGAGAATCTCCGATCCGAAAGCCTATACCGTTGA
- the LOC140815046 gene encoding probable receptor-like serine/threonine-protein kinase At4g34500, translating to MAVPGDSSGDSIFTSETSIFGQKLYVVIITTVVLILVVFLLILLMLRRNRNSRRRCIAVRHSSGLLPLVSKEIREFKESNQGQAIEVGKVFVQGETDKVGRDRDKVILIEDVVKETEIDSVRIKRSSESNESSSSDGLGNFGWGRWFSLSELQIATDQFTTKNVIGEGGYGIVYRGVLPDGSLVAVKNLRNNKGQAEKEFKVEVEVIGKARHKNLVGLIGYCAEGAQRFLVYEYIENGNLDQWLHGDVGPISPLGWEIRMKIAVGTARGLAYLHEGLEPKVVHRDVKSSNILLDRKWNPKVSDFGLAKLLGSEKSHVTTRVMGTFGYVSPDYASTGMLNEGNDVYGFGVLLMELITGRSPIDYSRPPGEMNLVEWFKGMVGSRRGEELVDPLIKVPPPPRSLKRLLLVCLRCIDMDASKRPKMGQIAHMLEADEFPYSAEPCSVRDTTPLHPQAPGNYNIRSLRKEVGNDDEERTRCR from the exons ATGGCGGTTCCCGGCGATTCTTCCGGCGACAGCATTTTCACCTCGGAGACTTCGATCTTCGGCCAGAAACTCTACGTCGTCATAATCACTACAGTTGTACTTATTCTCGTCGTTTTCCTTTTGATCCTCCTAATGCTTCGCCGGAATCGGAATTCGAGACGACGCTGCATTGCGGTCAGACACAGTTCAGGACTATTGCCTTTGGTCTCTAAAGAGATCAGAGAATTTAAAGAGTCCAATCAAGGACAAGCCATTGAAGTTGGCAAAGTGTTTGTTCAAGGAGAAACGGATAAAGTTGGTAGAGATAGAGACAAAGTGATTTTGATTGAAGATGTGGTTAAGGAAACGGAAATTGACTCGGTTAGGATTAAAAGGAGTTCGGAAAGCAATGAATCTAGCTCCAGTGACGGTTTGGGTAACTTCGGCTGGGGACGGTGGTTTAGCCTGAGCGAGCTTCAAATTGCGACGGATCAGTTCACCACTAAGAATGTGATCGGTGAAGGAGGCTATGGTATTGTTTATCGAGGTGTCTTACCGGATGGATCTTTAGTTGCTGTAAAAAATCTTCGAAACAACAA GGGCCAGGCAGAGAAGGAGTTTAAGGTGGAAGTTGAAGTCATAGGCAAAGCAAGACACAAGAATCTAGTAGGTCTGATAGGTTACTGTGCAGAAGGTGCTCAAAG GTTCCTTGTCTACGAGTACATCGAGAATGGCAATTTGGATCAGTGGTTACATGGTGATGTCGGGCCAATTAGCCCTTTAGGTTGGGAGATCAGGATGAAAATTGCTGTAGGGACGGCAAGAGG ATTGGCATACTTACATGAAGGTTTGGAACCCAAAGTTGTTCATCGTGATGTGAAATCCAGCAACATTCTCTTGGACAGGAAATGGAACCCGAAAGTATCAGACTTTGGACTTGCCAAACTGTTGGGTTCTGAGAAAAGCCATGTTACTACACGCGTGATGGGAACATTTGG TTATGTTTCCCCTGACTACGCAAGCACGGGTATGCTCAACGAGGGGAATGATGTATACGGCTTTGGAGTTCTACTCATGGAATTAATTACTGGGAGGAGTCCAATAGACTATTCAAGACCTCCAGGAGAG ATGAACTTGGTAGAATGGTTCAAAGGAATGGTAGGGAGTCGTCGTGGCGAAGAGTTGGTAGACCCATTGATTAAAGTTCCTCCTCCCCCAAGATCTTTGAAGAGATTACTATTAGTTTGCCTTCGCTGCATAGATATGGATGCCAGCAAACGTCCAAAGATGGGGCAAATAGCACACATGCTTGAGGCTGATGAATTTCCTTACTCTGCT GAGCCATGTTCTGTTCGCGATACAACCCCGCTGCATCCCCAAGCACCTGGCAACTATAATATTAGATCACTTCGTAAGGAAGTGGGGAATGATGATGAAGAAAGAACGAGGTGTAGATGA
- the LOC140815017 gene encoding glucan endo-1,3-beta-glucosidase 7-like isoform X1 has translation MQRSSCTVLLILSLFRLCFFSADSESFIGVNYGEVADNLPPPESTAKLLQSTSIEKVRLYGADPRIIKALAGSGIGIVIGAANGDIPALASDPDFAGNWVNSNVLAYYPASKIIVVTVGNEVVTLNDPNLVSKLLPAMQNVQNALNAASLGGKIKVSTVNSMAVLAQSEPPSSGAFGYGDTMKALLEFHSTNGSPFMINPYPFFAYQTDPRPETLAFCLFQPNPGRVDAGTGIKYMNMFDAQVDAVHSALKAIGFKDVEIVVAETGWPYKGDPNEVGPSLDNAKAYNGNLVSHLRSMVGTPLMPGKSVDTYIFALYDEDLKPGPTSERSFGIYKPDLSMTYDAGLSKSVLTPAPTPATPAPAPANPVPPTPLIPAPATSAPATPAIPNTLNPAPATPTIPNTIPLTPVTQGPPQITGTNGATASSRPLHSLLLFMVTMLAFTSMGEYMKKNRNVFCTNSMYFIISENVKICCGVNSFTNVCMDCLPIIMNNNDFSSHS, from the exons ATGCAGAGATCTTCGTGTACAGTACTATTAATTCTTTCCTTGTTCCGGTTGTGTTTTTTCTCCGCTG ATTCCGAGTCTTTTATCGGAGTCAATTACGGGGAAGTCGCGGACAATCTCCCGCCGCCGGAGTCTACGGCGAAGCTCTTGCAATCTACGAGCATAGAGAAAGTGCGCCTGTACGGCGCCGATCCTAGAATCATCAAGGCGCTCGCGGGCTCCGGAATCGGGATCGTCATCGGCGCCGCCAATGGGGACATTCCGGCGTTGGCGTCCGACCCGGATTTCGCGGGTAATTGGGTCAATTCGAATGTGCTAGCTTATTATCCGGCCAGCAAGATAATTGTCGTTACCGTTGGTAACGAGGTGGTGACGTTAAATGATCCGAATCTGGTCTCCAAGCTGCTGCCCGCCATGCAAAATGTTCAAAACGCCCTCAATGCAG CCTCTCTGGGTGGGAAAATTAAGGTCTCAACTGTGAATTCGATGGCTGTTTTGGCTCAATCAGAGCCTCCTTCATCCGGAGCTTTCGGCTATGGTGACACAATGAAAGCATTGCTAGAGTTCCACAGCACGAATGGGTCGCCTTTTATGATCAATCCATACCCTTTCTTCGCATATCAAACCGATCCAAGGCCTGAAACTCTGGCCTTCTGTTTGTTCCAGCCTAATCCGGGACGTGTGGATGCAGGAACCGGCATCAAGTACATGAACATGTTTGATGCCCAG GTTGACGCAGTACACTCTGCCTTGAAAGCAATAGGATTTAAGGACGTTGAAATTGTGGTTGCTGAAACAGGTTGGCCTTATAAAGGAGATCCGAATGAAGTTGGCCCGAGTTTGGACAATGCAAAAGCCTATAATGGGAACTTGGTGAGCCATCTTAGGTCGATGGTTGGTACGCCACTTATGCCCGGAAAATCCGTTGATACGTATATATTTGCACTTTATGACGAGGATTTGAAACCTGGTCCTACCTCGGAGAGATCTTTTGGGATATATAAGCCTGATCTTTCCATGACTTATGATGCCGGTCTCTCGAAGAGTGTACTG ACGCCAGCCCCAACTCCAGCGACTCCCGCACCAGCTCCAGCAAACCCTGTTCCTCCCACTCCATTGATTCCGGCTCCGGCAACTTCTGCTCCTGCAACACCTGCAATTCCAAATACCTTGAATCCGGCTCCAGCTACTCCCACGATTCCTAACACGATCCCACTAACTCCAGTGACACAAGGTCCGCCACAAATAA CAGGAACTAATGGAGCCACAGCTTCCAGCAGACCGTTACACTCGCTACTACTGTTCATG GTCACAATGCTAGCATTTACATCAATGGGGGAATACATGAAGAAAAATAGGAATGTTTTCTGTACAAATTCAATGTATTTTATTATATCAGAAAATGTAAAGATTTGTTGTGGTGTAAATTCTTTTACAAATGTCTGTATGGACTGTTTGCCCATAATAATGAATAATAATGATTTTAGTTCACACTCGTAA
- the LOC140815017 gene encoding glucan endo-1,3-beta-glucosidase 7-like isoform X2, producing MQRSSCTVLLILSLFRLCFFSADSESFIGVNYGEVADNLPPPESTAKLLQSTSIEKVRLYGADPRIIKALAGSGIGIVIGAANGDIPALASDPDFAGNWVNSNVLAYYPASKIIVVTVGNEVVTLNDPNLVSKLLPAMQNVQNALNAASLGGKIKVSTVNSMAVLAQSEPPSSGAFGYGDTMKALLEFHSTNGSPFMINPYPFFAYQTDPRPETLAFCLFQPNPGRVDAGTGIKYMNMFDAQVDAVHSALKAIGFKDVEIVVAETGWPYKGDPNEVGPSLDNAKAYNGNLVSHLRSMVGTPLMPGKSVDTYIFALYDEDLKPGPTSERSFGIYKPDLSMTYDAGLSKSVLTPAPTPATPAPAPANPVPPTPLIPAPATSAPATPAIPNTLNPAPATPTIPNTIPLTPVTQGTNGATASSRPLHSLLLFMVTMLAFTSMGEYMKKNRNVFCTNSMYFIISENVKICCGVNSFTNVCMDCLPIIMNNNDFSSHS from the exons ATGCAGAGATCTTCGTGTACAGTACTATTAATTCTTTCCTTGTTCCGGTTGTGTTTTTTCTCCGCTG ATTCCGAGTCTTTTATCGGAGTCAATTACGGGGAAGTCGCGGACAATCTCCCGCCGCCGGAGTCTACGGCGAAGCTCTTGCAATCTACGAGCATAGAGAAAGTGCGCCTGTACGGCGCCGATCCTAGAATCATCAAGGCGCTCGCGGGCTCCGGAATCGGGATCGTCATCGGCGCCGCCAATGGGGACATTCCGGCGTTGGCGTCCGACCCGGATTTCGCGGGTAATTGGGTCAATTCGAATGTGCTAGCTTATTATCCGGCCAGCAAGATAATTGTCGTTACCGTTGGTAACGAGGTGGTGACGTTAAATGATCCGAATCTGGTCTCCAAGCTGCTGCCCGCCATGCAAAATGTTCAAAACGCCCTCAATGCAG CCTCTCTGGGTGGGAAAATTAAGGTCTCAACTGTGAATTCGATGGCTGTTTTGGCTCAATCAGAGCCTCCTTCATCCGGAGCTTTCGGCTATGGTGACACAATGAAAGCATTGCTAGAGTTCCACAGCACGAATGGGTCGCCTTTTATGATCAATCCATACCCTTTCTTCGCATATCAAACCGATCCAAGGCCTGAAACTCTGGCCTTCTGTTTGTTCCAGCCTAATCCGGGACGTGTGGATGCAGGAACCGGCATCAAGTACATGAACATGTTTGATGCCCAG GTTGACGCAGTACACTCTGCCTTGAAAGCAATAGGATTTAAGGACGTTGAAATTGTGGTTGCTGAAACAGGTTGGCCTTATAAAGGAGATCCGAATGAAGTTGGCCCGAGTTTGGACAATGCAAAAGCCTATAATGGGAACTTGGTGAGCCATCTTAGGTCGATGGTTGGTACGCCACTTATGCCCGGAAAATCCGTTGATACGTATATATTTGCACTTTATGACGAGGATTTGAAACCTGGTCCTACCTCGGAGAGATCTTTTGGGATATATAAGCCTGATCTTTCCATGACTTATGATGCCGGTCTCTCGAAGAGTGTACTG ACGCCAGCCCCAACTCCAGCGACTCCCGCACCAGCTCCAGCAAACCCTGTTCCTCCCACTCCATTGATTCCGGCTCCGGCAACTTCTGCTCCTGCAACACCTGCAATTCCAAATACCTTGAATCCGGCTCCAGCTACTCCCACGATTCCTAACACGATCCCACTAACTCCAGTGACACAAG GAACTAATGGAGCCACAGCTTCCAGCAGACCGTTACACTCGCTACTACTGTTCATG GTCACAATGCTAGCATTTACATCAATGGGGGAATACATGAAGAAAAATAGGAATGTTTTCTGTACAAATTCAATGTATTTTATTATATCAGAAAATGTAAAGATTTGTTGTGGTGTAAATTCTTTTACAAATGTCTGTATGGACTGTTTGCCCATAATAATGAATAATAATGATTTTAGTTCACACTCGTAA
- the LOC140815017 gene encoding glucan endo-1,3-beta-glucosidase 7-like isoform X3: protein MQRSSCTVLLILSLFRLCFFSADSESFIGVNYGEVADNLPPPESTAKLLQSTSIEKVRLYGADPRIIKALAGSGIGIVIGAANGDIPALASDPDFAGNWVNSNVLAYYPASKIIVVTVGNEVVTLNDPNLVSKLLPAMQNVQNALNAASLGGKIKVSTVNSMAVLAQSEPPSSGAFGYGDTMKALLEFHSTNGSPFMINPYPFFAYQTDPRPETLAFCLFQPNPGRVDAGTGIKYMNMFDAQVDAVHSALKAIGFKDVEIVVAETGWPYKGDPNEVGPSLDNAKAYNGNLVSHLRSMVGTPLMPGKSVDTYIFALYDEDLKPGPTSERSFGIYKPDLSMTYDAGLSKSVLTPAPTPATPAPAPANPVPPTPLIPAPATSAPATPAIPNTLNPAPATPTIPNTIPLTPVTQGPPQITGTNGATASSRPLHSLLLFMVTNTHIYINGGIHEEK, encoded by the exons ATGCAGAGATCTTCGTGTACAGTACTATTAATTCTTTCCTTGTTCCGGTTGTGTTTTTTCTCCGCTG ATTCCGAGTCTTTTATCGGAGTCAATTACGGGGAAGTCGCGGACAATCTCCCGCCGCCGGAGTCTACGGCGAAGCTCTTGCAATCTACGAGCATAGAGAAAGTGCGCCTGTACGGCGCCGATCCTAGAATCATCAAGGCGCTCGCGGGCTCCGGAATCGGGATCGTCATCGGCGCCGCCAATGGGGACATTCCGGCGTTGGCGTCCGACCCGGATTTCGCGGGTAATTGGGTCAATTCGAATGTGCTAGCTTATTATCCGGCCAGCAAGATAATTGTCGTTACCGTTGGTAACGAGGTGGTGACGTTAAATGATCCGAATCTGGTCTCCAAGCTGCTGCCCGCCATGCAAAATGTTCAAAACGCCCTCAATGCAG CCTCTCTGGGTGGGAAAATTAAGGTCTCAACTGTGAATTCGATGGCTGTTTTGGCTCAATCAGAGCCTCCTTCATCCGGAGCTTTCGGCTATGGTGACACAATGAAAGCATTGCTAGAGTTCCACAGCACGAATGGGTCGCCTTTTATGATCAATCCATACCCTTTCTTCGCATATCAAACCGATCCAAGGCCTGAAACTCTGGCCTTCTGTTTGTTCCAGCCTAATCCGGGACGTGTGGATGCAGGAACCGGCATCAAGTACATGAACATGTTTGATGCCCAG GTTGACGCAGTACACTCTGCCTTGAAAGCAATAGGATTTAAGGACGTTGAAATTGTGGTTGCTGAAACAGGTTGGCCTTATAAAGGAGATCCGAATGAAGTTGGCCCGAGTTTGGACAATGCAAAAGCCTATAATGGGAACTTGGTGAGCCATCTTAGGTCGATGGTTGGTACGCCACTTATGCCCGGAAAATCCGTTGATACGTATATATTTGCACTTTATGACGAGGATTTGAAACCTGGTCCTACCTCGGAGAGATCTTTTGGGATATATAAGCCTGATCTTTCCATGACTTATGATGCCGGTCTCTCGAAGAGTGTACTG ACGCCAGCCCCAACTCCAGCGACTCCCGCACCAGCTCCAGCAAACCCTGTTCCTCCCACTCCATTGATTCCGGCTCCGGCAACTTCTGCTCCTGCAACACCTGCAATTCCAAATACCTTGAATCCGGCTCCAGCTACTCCCACGATTCCTAACACGATCCCACTAACTCCAGTGACACAAGGTCCGCCACAAATAA CAGGAACTAATGGAGCCACAGCTTCCAGCAGACCGTTACACTCGCTACTACTGTTCATGGTAACTAATACACA CATTTACATCAATGGGGGAATACATGAAGAAAAATAG
- the LOC140815017 gene encoding glucan endo-1,3-beta-glucosidase 7-like isoform X4, translating into MQRSSCTVLLILSLFRLCFFSADSESFIGVNYGEVADNLPPPESTAKLLQSTSIEKVRLYGADPRIIKALAGSGIGIVIGAANGDIPALASDPDFAGNWVNSNVLAYYPASKIIVVTVGNEVVTLNDPNLVSKLLPAMQNVQNALNAASLGGKIKVSTVNSMAVLAQSEPPSSGAFGYGDTMKALLEFHSTNGSPFMINPYPFFAYQTDPRPETLAFCLFQPNPGRVDAGTGIKYMNMFDAQVDAVHSALKAIGFKDVEIVVAETGWPYKGDPNEVGPSLDNAKAYNGNLVSHLRSMVGTPLMPGKSVDTYIFALYDEDLKPGPTSERSFGIYKPDLSMTYDAGLSKSVLTPAPTPATPAPAPANPVPPTPLIPAPATSAPATPAIPNTLNPAPATPTIPNTIPLTPVTQGTNGATASSRPLHSLLLFMVTNTHIYINGGIHEEK; encoded by the exons ATGCAGAGATCTTCGTGTACAGTACTATTAATTCTTTCCTTGTTCCGGTTGTGTTTTTTCTCCGCTG ATTCCGAGTCTTTTATCGGAGTCAATTACGGGGAAGTCGCGGACAATCTCCCGCCGCCGGAGTCTACGGCGAAGCTCTTGCAATCTACGAGCATAGAGAAAGTGCGCCTGTACGGCGCCGATCCTAGAATCATCAAGGCGCTCGCGGGCTCCGGAATCGGGATCGTCATCGGCGCCGCCAATGGGGACATTCCGGCGTTGGCGTCCGACCCGGATTTCGCGGGTAATTGGGTCAATTCGAATGTGCTAGCTTATTATCCGGCCAGCAAGATAATTGTCGTTACCGTTGGTAACGAGGTGGTGACGTTAAATGATCCGAATCTGGTCTCCAAGCTGCTGCCCGCCATGCAAAATGTTCAAAACGCCCTCAATGCAG CCTCTCTGGGTGGGAAAATTAAGGTCTCAACTGTGAATTCGATGGCTGTTTTGGCTCAATCAGAGCCTCCTTCATCCGGAGCTTTCGGCTATGGTGACACAATGAAAGCATTGCTAGAGTTCCACAGCACGAATGGGTCGCCTTTTATGATCAATCCATACCCTTTCTTCGCATATCAAACCGATCCAAGGCCTGAAACTCTGGCCTTCTGTTTGTTCCAGCCTAATCCGGGACGTGTGGATGCAGGAACCGGCATCAAGTACATGAACATGTTTGATGCCCAG GTTGACGCAGTACACTCTGCCTTGAAAGCAATAGGATTTAAGGACGTTGAAATTGTGGTTGCTGAAACAGGTTGGCCTTATAAAGGAGATCCGAATGAAGTTGGCCCGAGTTTGGACAATGCAAAAGCCTATAATGGGAACTTGGTGAGCCATCTTAGGTCGATGGTTGGTACGCCACTTATGCCCGGAAAATCCGTTGATACGTATATATTTGCACTTTATGACGAGGATTTGAAACCTGGTCCTACCTCGGAGAGATCTTTTGGGATATATAAGCCTGATCTTTCCATGACTTATGATGCCGGTCTCTCGAAGAGTGTACTG ACGCCAGCCCCAACTCCAGCGACTCCCGCACCAGCTCCAGCAAACCCTGTTCCTCCCACTCCATTGATTCCGGCTCCGGCAACTTCTGCTCCTGCAACACCTGCAATTCCAAATACCTTGAATCCGGCTCCAGCTACTCCCACGATTCCTAACACGATCCCACTAACTCCAGTGACACAAG GAACTAATGGAGCCACAGCTTCCAGCAGACCGTTACACTCGCTACTACTGTTCATGGTAACTAATACACA CATTTACATCAATGGGGGAATACATGAAGAAAAATAG